A region of Sandaracinaceae bacterium DNA encodes the following proteins:
- a CDS encoding efflux RND transporter permease subunit, translating into MSAKGGGGLLRIAVERPVTVVVTAVLVVLFGALSVLDLPIQLTPDISVPTLTVRTSWPGASPTEIESEILEPQEDALKDVPGLVRMTSEARPDQATLTLELSVGTDIDEALVRVTNRLTQVGDYPEAANEPSVETADDTGPPLAVIAIRTPDGQPVAAYRTWVAETVLPELQRVPGIGDIRHIGGRDTVFLIEADPRELAGRGLSIPAIAARVRTELRDVSAGDVTLGRRRLLVRTMAVAPNPEQLEEIVLASGDDGTPIRLGDVARVSLGLRDATGVAMSDDRPSMVLLLSRESGSNVLEVTRQIRERVDELDQDLFRPEGLRIEVISDQVDYIQGALDLVQQNLIVGALLAILALFLFLRSFGASGIVSLAIPICVFGTALGMTLLGRSVNVVSLAGITFAIGMVLDNSIVSLESIDTWRRKVSDPKEAAYEGIREVSGALIASTATTAAVFIPVITWQGEVGQLLRDIAVAISFAVVTSLIVSVWVIPGLAGRVLKTKQGAEEPKIARQVTRRVGAVVDWIARSPLRSGGVVFGAVGACVAIAIALLPPIEYLPKGNRNLVFGILVPPPGTSVAELERVGERVQGQVAAQTQATPDGAPAIARSFFVGSPERIFAGAVAQDPERVGDMLGWLRGVQGSIPGFIAFATQASLFGRSGGGRSIEINLSGSDLGTLSQVGGQLFGAVREAVPGAQVRPVPSLDPGAPELRAYPRRGEAAPLGVTTSDLGLTLDAFVDGAIVGELGPEGEPQLDVMIRGVRQDGGRIDDADGIRGAPVVTADGSVVPFSVLADLREELGPTVIRRIERRRALTLEVSPPDEVPLEEALARIETLLSELRADGSLPPSVQTSFSGTAGDLEIAQGQFAEVLLLALIISYLLMSALFEDFLAPVVVLVTLPLAAAGGVAGLRLVDAFLSPQPLDLMTALGFLILIGVVVNNAILVVDGALARLKEGETLDDAVRGAVESRVRPILMTTLTSLAGLMPMVLFPGSGSELYRGVGAVVLGGLTLSTFLTLFVVPSFFSLVWRVRLKLSGASTPATTPAE; encoded by the coding sequence GTGAGCGCGAAGGGAGGCGGCGGCCTCCTCCGGATCGCGGTCGAGCGGCCGGTCACCGTGGTCGTCACCGCCGTCCTGGTGGTGCTCTTCGGCGCCCTGTCCGTCCTGGACCTCCCCATCCAGCTGACGCCCGACATCTCGGTCCCCACCCTGACCGTGCGCACCTCGTGGCCCGGCGCCTCGCCGACCGAGATCGAGAGCGAGATCCTCGAGCCCCAGGAGGACGCGCTCAAGGACGTGCCCGGGCTGGTCCGCATGACCAGCGAGGCCCGCCCGGACCAGGCGACGCTGACCCTCGAGCTCTCGGTCGGGACCGACATCGACGAGGCGCTCGTCCGCGTGACGAACCGGCTGACGCAGGTCGGCGACTACCCCGAGGCGGCGAACGAGCCCTCGGTCGAGACGGCGGACGACACCGGCCCGCCGCTCGCGGTGATCGCGATCCGCACGCCCGACGGCCAGCCGGTCGCGGCCTATCGCACGTGGGTCGCGGAGACGGTCCTCCCCGAGCTCCAGCGCGTGCCGGGCATCGGCGACATCCGGCACATCGGCGGCCGCGACACGGTCTTCTTGATCGAGGCCGACCCCCGCGAGCTCGCGGGGCGCGGGCTGTCCATCCCCGCCATCGCCGCGCGGGTCCGCACGGAGCTGCGCGACGTGTCGGCGGGCGACGTGACGCTCGGGCGGCGCCGCCTGCTGGTGCGCACCATGGCCGTGGCGCCGAACCCCGAGCAGCTCGAGGAGATCGTGCTCGCGAGCGGCGACGACGGCACGCCGATCCGCCTGGGCGACGTGGCGCGGGTCTCGCTCGGGCTGCGCGACGCGACCGGCGTGGCGATGAGCGACGACCGGCCGTCCATGGTCCTCTTGCTCAGCCGCGAGTCCGGCTCGAACGTGCTCGAGGTCACCCGCCAGATCCGCGAGCGGGTGGACGAGCTCGACCAGGACCTCTTCCGCCCCGAGGGCCTCCGCATCGAGGTGATCAGCGATCAGGTCGACTACATCCAGGGCGCGCTCGACCTGGTGCAGCAGAACCTGATCGTCGGCGCGCTGCTCGCGATCCTCGCGCTCTTCCTGTTCCTGCGCAGCTTCGGCGCCAGCGGCATCGTCAGCCTCGCGATCCCCATCTGCGTCTTCGGCACCGCGCTCGGCATGACCCTGCTCGGCCGGTCGGTGAACGTCGTGTCCCTCGCCGGGATCACCTTCGCGATCGGGATGGTGCTCGACAACTCGATCGTCTCTCTCGAGAGCATCGACACGTGGCGCCGCAAGGTGAGCGACCCGAAGGAGGCCGCGTACGAAGGCATCCGCGAGGTGTCGGGCGCGCTCATCGCCTCGACCGCGACGACCGCGGCCGTCTTCATCCCGGTCATCACCTGGCAGGGCGAGGTCGGCCAGCTGCTCCGGGACATCGCGGTCGCGATCAGCTTCGCCGTCGTCACCTCGCTCATCGTGAGCGTCTGGGTGATCCCCGGGCTCGCGGGCCGGGTGTTGAAGACCAAGCAGGGCGCCGAGGAGCCGAAGATCGCGAGGCAGGTCACCCGGCGCGTGGGCGCGGTGGTCGACTGGATCGCGCGCAGCCCGCTGCGCAGCGGAGGCGTCGTGTTCGGGGCGGTCGGGGCGTGCGTCGCGATCGCGATCGCGCTCCTGCCGCCCATCGAGTACCTGCCCAAGGGCAACCGGAACCTCGTGTTCGGGATCCTGGTGCCGCCGCCCGGCACCTCGGTGGCGGAGCTGGAGCGCGTGGGCGAGCGCGTGCAGGGACAGGTGGCCGCGCAGACCCAGGCCACGCCCGACGGCGCGCCGGCCATCGCGCGGAGCTTCTTCGTCGGCAGCCCCGAGCGCATCTTCGCCGGCGCGGTGGCCCAGGACCCCGAGCGCGTGGGCGACATGCTGGGCTGGCTCCGGGGCGTGCAGGGCTCGATCCCCGGGTTCATCGCGTTCGCGACGCAGGCCTCTCTGTTCGGGCGCTCGGGCGGCGGCCGCTCGATCGAGATCAACCTGAGCGGGAGCGATCTCGGCACGCTGTCGCAGGTCGGGGGCCAGCTCTTCGGCGCGGTGCGCGAGGCGGTCCCCGGGGCGCAGGTGCGGCCCGTGCCCTCGCTCGATCCGGGGGCGCCCGAGCTGCGCGCCTATCCCCGCCGCGGCGAGGCGGCCCCCCTCGGCGTGACCACGAGCGATCTCGGGCTGACCCTCGACGCGTTCGTGGACGGCGCGATCGTGGGGGAGCTCGGCCCGGAGGGGGAGCCGCAGCTCGACGTGATGATCCGCGGGGTGCGGCAGGACGGCGGCCGCATCGACGACGCGGACGGGATCCGAGGCGCCCCCGTGGTCACCGCCGACGGGAGCGTCGTGCCCTTCTCCGTGCTCGCCGACCTGCGAGAGGAGCTGGGGCCGACCGTGATCCGGCGCATCGAGCGGCGACGCGCGCTGACGCTCGAGGTCTCGCCGCCGGACGAGGTCCCGCTCGAGGAGGCGCTCGCCCGCATCGAGACCCTGCTGTCGGAGCTGCGCGCGGACGGCTCGCTGCCGCCGAGCGTGCAGACCAGCTTCAGCGGCACGGCGGGCGACCTCGAGATCGCGCAGGGGCAGTTCGCCGAGGTGCTGCTGCTCGCGCTGATCATCAGCTACCTGCTCATGAGCGCGCTCTTCGAGGACTTCCTCGCGCCCGTCGTCGTGCTGGTCACCCTCCCCCTCGCCGCGGCGGGCGGGGTGGCGGGCCTCCGCCTGGTCGACGCGTTCCTGTCGCCGCAGCCGCTCGATCTGATGACCGCGCTTGGGTTCTTGATCCTGATCGGCGTCGTCGTGAACAACGCAATCCTCGTGGTCGACGGCGCGCTGGCGAGGCTCAAGGAGGGCGAGACGCTCGACGACGCGGTGCGCGGCGCGGTCGAGAGCCGCGTGCGCCCCATCCTGATGACTACGCTGACCTCGCTCGCCGGGCTGATGCCGATGGTGCTCTTCCCCGGCTCGGGCAGCGAGCTCTACCGCGGGGTCGGCGCCGTGGTCCTCGGCGGCCTGACGCTCTCGACCTTCCTCACGCTCTTCGTGGTGCCGAGCTTCTTCTCCCTGGTTTGGCGGGTGCGCCTGAAGCTCAGCGGCGCCTCCACGCCGGCCACGACGCCCGCAGAGTAG
- a CDS encoding efflux RND transporter periplasmic adaptor subunit produces the protein MEIAHGRTGTLRVERTYLGLARAMARAELAAGADGEVVEVTVSEGDRVVAGQLLLRIDPDLAAADLRAARAADRRTQAREDQATRDARRFARAGPRIVGEVEIERAASEADALVADAQSTQASVARARAALARHRVVAPFDGVIAARSVDPGDWVAPGTPVLELVGDRQTEVLVRVEPELLESVPVGAEATLRRGDREATARVTGRVPALDLQTRTAQLRLLSDAETPWLLPGSTVDVRFTLEREGPGLIVPRDALVDGVAAARVVRVVDGVAQPVTVRVLERAREEVRVEAQGEADALGAGDALVVRGNDRLRPGQPVQVAE, from the coding sequence GTGGAGATCGCACACGGTCGGACGGGCACCCTCCGCGTCGAGCGCACCTACCTCGGCCTGGCCCGCGCGATGGCTCGGGCGGAGCTCGCGGCCGGCGCGGACGGGGAGGTGGTGGAGGTCACGGTCAGCGAAGGCGACCGGGTCGTGGCGGGCCAGCTCCTGCTGCGCATCGATCCCGACCTCGCGGCGGCGGATCTGCGCGCGGCCCGCGCCGCCGACCGGAGGACGCAGGCGCGCGAAGACCAGGCCACCCGGGACGCCCGGCGCTTCGCGCGCGCCGGGCCGCGCATCGTCGGCGAGGTCGAGATCGAGCGCGCCGCCAGCGAAGCGGACGCGCTCGTGGCGGACGCGCAGAGCACCCAGGCCTCGGTCGCCCGGGCCCGCGCCGCGCTCGCCCGCCACCGCGTGGTCGCCCCGTTCGACGGCGTCATCGCGGCCCGCTCGGTCGACCCCGGGGACTGGGTCGCGCCGGGCACCCCCGTGCTCGAGCTCGTCGGCGACCGGCAGACCGAGGTCCTCGTCCGGGTCGAGCCGGAGCTGCTCGAGTCGGTGCCAGTCGGGGCCGAGGCGACGCTGCGGCGCGGCGATCGAGAGGCGACGGCCCGGGTCACCGGCCGGGTGCCCGCGCTGGACCTGCAGACGCGCACCGCGCAGCTCCGGCTGCTGTCGGACGCGGAGACCCCGTGGCTGCTCCCCGGGAGCACGGTGGACGTGCGCTTCACGCTCGAGCGCGAGGGGCCCGGGCTGATCGTGCCGCGCGACGCGCTCGTGGACGGGGTGGCGGCGGCGCGGGTGGTCCGGGTGGTCGACGGCGTCGCGCAGCCGGTGACCGTGCGGGTGCTCGAGCGCGCGCGGGAAGAGGTGCGGGTCGAGGCCCAGGGCGAGGCGGACGCGCTCGGCGCGGGCGACGCGCTCGTGGTGCGGGGCAACGATCGGCTCCGGCCCGGGCAGCCTGTGCAGGTCGCCGAGTGA